The genomic window CGTAGGGGGACTGCTGACCCGCCTGGGCCTGCTGTCCGCCCCATCCGTCGTCCCCGTACAACGGGTCATCCGGATGCCACGGTTCGGAGCCTGGGCCCCGGCCATACTCAGTCATCGATCCCCTAGAGCCGCGAGGCGGCGATCACGCGGGGCCGGTGGCTCGGCTTTCGTCCCCGCCTCTTTTTGTGCGGTGGCTGTTCGAAGGCCCCCGCATCGCGCGGAACGTTACCGTATCGCGATCAGATGACCACTTCGACGCCCTCGCCCGGAGCTTTACCTGACGTCCGTTCGGATTCCAGGGCCTGTTGCAGGATGATTACGGCTGCTACCTGGTCAATGACCGACCTGCCCTTTTTGGATTTCACACCCGAGGCACGCAGTCCTTGACCGGCCGTCACTGTGGTCATCCTCTCGTCGAGGAGTCTGACCGGAACGGGCGCGATCATGCGGGCCAGTTGCTGGGCGAAGCCCCGGACCTTGACCGCCGCCGGGCCCTCGCCCCCCTTGAGGGAGCGAGGGAGGCCGACGACGACCTCGATCGGTTCGTACTCCTCGACGAGTTGCCCCAAGCGGCGTTGCGCGGCCGGAACATCGCGTCCGGGGACCGTTTCGACCGGGGTGGCGAGGATTCCGTCGGGGTCGCAGGAGGCGACCCCGATACGGGCGTCCCCGACGTCGATCGCGAGCCGACGGCCGCGGCGCATGACCGGGCCGTCGTCTTCGCTCGTGTGACCTGTGGTGCTCACTTGGCCGTCTCGGTGACCAGACGCTCGACCGCGTCGACGGCCTCACCGATGGCGGCCGGGTTCTGGCCACCGCCCTGGGCGACGTCCGGCTTGCCGCCACCGCCGCCGCCGAGGGTCTTGGCGGCCGTACGGACCAGATCGCCGGCCTTGAGGCCGCGTTCGCGGGCGGCCTCGTTGGTGGCGATGACCGTCAGCGGCTTGCCGTTCACCGTGGTGAACAGAGCGACCACGACGGCCCGTCCGCCCTGGGTGCGTCCACGCACGTCGAGCACCAGTTTGCGGAGGTCGTCGGCGGTCGTGCCGTCCGGGACCTGACCGGTCACCAGAGCAACACCGCGAACGTCCTTGGCGGACTCGGCGAGACCGGCGGCGGCCTGCAGCACCTTCTCGGCGCGGAACTTCTCGATCTCCTTCTCGGCGTCCTTCAGCTTGCCGAGCATGGCGGAGACCTTCTCCGGGAGCTCCTCCGGGCGGCCCTTGATCAGCTCCTGCAGCTGGGCGACGACCGTGTGCTCACGGGCGAGGAAGTTGTAGGCGTCGACGCCGACAAGGGCCTCGATGCGGCGCACACCGGAGCCGATGGACGACTCGCCGAGCAGCTTCACCAGGCCCAGCTGGGCGGTGTTGTGGACGTGTGTGCCGCCGCACAGCTCCTTGGAGAAGTCGCCGATGGTGACGACGCGGACGCGCTCGCCGTACTTCTCGCCGAACTCGGCGATGGCGCCCTGCTTCTTGGCCTCGTCGAGGCTCAGGATCTCGGCGTGCACGTCCAGGTCGCGGGCGAGCACCTCGTTGATCTTCTGCTCGACGTCGGTCATCACGGCCGTCGGAACGGCGGAGGGGGAGCCGAAGTCGAAGCGGAAGCGGCCGGGCTGGTTCTCGGAACCGGCCTGGGCGGCCGTCGGGCCGAGGGCGTCCCGCAGGGCCTGGTGGGTGAGGTGCGTGGCCGAGTGGGCGCGGGCGATGGCCGTGCGGCGACGGCCGTCGATGGAGGCCTGGGCCTTGGCGCCGACGGTCACTTCGCCGACCTGGACGACGCCCTTGTGGACGTACACGCCCGGGACCGGCTTCTGACAGTCGCGGATCTCGATGACGGCACCGGAGTCGACCTTGATCCGGCCGGTGTCACCGATCTGACCGCCGCCCTCCGCGTAGAACGGGGTGCGGTCGAGGACGATCTCGACCTCGTCGCCCTCGGTGGCGGCGGGCGAGGACAGACCGTCGACGAGGATGCCGACGACCGTCGACTCACCCTCGGTGTCCGAGTAGCCGATGAACTCGGTCTCACCGGCGGCGTCGGCGATCTCGCGGTAGGCCCCGAGGTCGGCGTGGCCGGTCTTCTTGGACCGGGCGTCGGCCTTGGCCTTGTCCCGCTGCTCCTTCATCAGGCGGCGGAAGCCGTCCTCGT from Streptomyces sp. DSM 40750 includes these protein-coding regions:
- the alaS gene encoding alanine--tRNA ligase yields the protein MESAEIRRRWLSFFEERGHTVVPSASLIADDPTLLLVNAGMVPFKPYFLGEVKPSFARATSVQKCVRTPDIEEVGKTTRHGTFFQMCGNFSFGDYFKEGAIKHAWELLTSSQDKGGYGLEPEKLWITVYKDDDEAERIWHEQIGVPKERIQRLGMKDNYWSMGVPGPCGPCSEINYDRGPEFGVEGGPAVNDERYVEIWNLVFMQYERGEGTSKEDFEILGELPSKNIDTGLGMERLAMILQGVQNMYEIDTSMAVINKATELTGVSYGDAHESDVSLRVVTDHIRTAVMLIGDGVTPGNEGRGYVLRRIMRRAIRNMRLLGATGPVVKDLIDVVIGMMGQQYPELITDRERIEKVAVAEENAFLKTLRAGTNILDTAITDTKTAGGKQLPGDKAFLLHDTWGFPIDLTLEMAAEQGLSVDEDGFRRLMKEQRDKAKADARSKKTGHADLGAYREIADAAGETEFIGYSDTEGESTVVGILVDGLSSPAATEGDEVEIVLDRTPFYAEGGGQIGDTGRIKVDSGAVIEIRDCQKPVPGVYVHKGVVQVGEVTVGAKAQASIDGRRRTAIARAHSATHLTHQALRDALGPTAAQAGSENQPGRFRFDFGSPSAVPTAVMTDVEQKINEVLARDLDVHAEILSLDEAKKQGAIAEFGEKYGERVRVVTIGDFSKELCGGTHVHNTAQLGLVKLLGESSIGSGVRRIEALVGVDAYNFLAREHTVVAQLQELIKGRPEELPEKVSAMLGKLKDAEKEIEKFRAEKVLQAAAGLAESAKDVRGVALVTGQVPDGTTADDLRKLVLDVRGRTQGGRAVVVALFTTVNGKPLTVIATNEAARERGLKAGDLVRTAAKTLGGGGGGKPDVAQGGGQNPAAIGEAVDAVERLVTETAK
- the ruvX gene encoding Holliday junction resolvase RuvX — protein: MRRGRRLAIDVGDARIGVASCDPDGILATPVETVPGRDVPAAQRRLGQLVEEYEPIEVVVGLPRSLKGGEGPAAVKVRGFAQQLARMIAPVPVRLLDERMTTVTAGQGLRASGVKSKKGRSVIDQVAAVIILQQALESERTSGKAPGEGVEVVI